Proteins from a single region of Fusobacterium gonidiaformans ATCC 25563:
- a CDS encoding IS3 family transposase (programmed frameshift) — MSKLTREDKIEIYERRLKGETISSLAKSFNIHESNIKYLIALIGKYGNNILRKSKNRAYSKEFKLQAINRILINHESINSVAIDIGLISAGVLHNWLSKFKENGYNVVEKKKGRKPKSMTKTKNNDKELSEKEKIKKLEDEIIYLKAENEYLKKLRALVQERELKKKKKLKVIAELRAKYPFKILLKIAGISRSVYYYYIDKKDIDEKNKDIIEKIKEIYYANKGRYGYRRVTLELKNQGFNINHKKVQRLMKKFNLQSIIRKKRKYSSYKGQVGKIADNHIKRDFEATAPNQKWFTDVTEFNLRGEKLYLSPILDAYGRYIVSYDISRSPNLEQINHMLNLALKENENYENLIFHSDQGWQYQHYSYQKRLKEKKITQSMSRKGNSLDNGLMECFFGLLKSEMFYEQEEKYKTLEELKEAIENYIYYYNNKRIKEKLKGLTPASYRSQSLLVS; from the exons ATGAGTAAATTGACAAGAGAAGATAAAATTGAAATATATGAGAGAAGATTAAAGGGTGAAACTATTTCTTCATTAGCTAAATCTTTTAATATTCATGAATCTAATATTAAATATTTAATTGCTTTAATTGGTAAATATGGAAATAATATTTTAAGAAAAAGTAAGAATAGAGCTTATTCAAAAGAATTTAAGTTACAGGCAATTAATAGAATTTTAATTAATCATGAGTCTATAAATTCTGTTGCTATTGATATTGGTTTAATTTCTGCTGGTGTTTTACATAATTGGCTTTCAAAATTTAAAGAAAATGGGTATAATGTTGTAGAGAAGAAAAAGGGAAGGAAACCTAAATCTATGACTAAAACTAAGAATAACGATAAAGAATTATCTGAAAAAGAGAAGATTAAAAAATTAGAAGATGAAATAATTTATCTAAAAGCTGAGAATGAATACTTAAAAAAATTGAGAGCTCTAGTTCAAGAAAGGGAGCTAAAAAAGAAGAAAAAGT TAAAAGTAATAGCAGAACTTAGAGCTAAATATCCTTTCAAAATACTATTAAAGATTGCTGGAATATCAAGATCAGTATATTATTACTATATTGATAAAAAAGATATTGATGAGAAGAATAAAGATATTATTGAAAAAATTAAAGAAATTTATTATGCGAATAAAGGAAGATATGGTTATCGCAGAGTAACATTAGAATTAAAAAATCAAGGTTTCAATATTAATCATAAAAAAGTGCAAAGACTTATGAAGAAATTTAATTTACAAAGTATTATCCGCAAAAAGAGAAAATATTCTTCATACAAAGGTCAAGTAGGAAAAATAGCTGATAATCATATTAAGAGAGATTTTGAAGCGACAGCTCCAAATCAAAAATGGTTTACAGATGTAACAGAATTTAATTTAAGAGGAGAAAAGCTATACTTATCTCCAATATTAGATGCTTATGGAAGATATATAGTTTCGTATGATATTTCGCGCAGTCCTAACTTGGAGCAGATAAATCATATGTTAAATTTAGCATTGAAAGAAAATGAAAACTATGAAAATTTGATATTTCATAGTGATCAAGGATGGCAGTATCAGCATTATTCATATCAAAAAAGATTGAAAGAGAAGAAGATAACTCAAAGTATGTCAAGAAAAGGAAATAGTTTAGATAATGGATTAATGGAATGCTTCTTTGGATTATTAAAATCAGAAATGTTTTATGAGCAAGAAGAAAAGTACAAAACATTAGAAGAATTGAAAGAAGCAATAGAAAATTATATATATTATTACAATAACAAAAGAATAAAGGAAAAATTAAAAGGATTAACTCCTGCTTCTTACAGAAGTCAATCCTTATTAGTAAGTTAA
- a CDS encoding ABC transporter permease yields MMLLEIIKSAFSTLKASKMRSFLTMLGIIIGISSVMSMWSIGRGGQEGITGNLKKNGYGKFTVTVDSSKDDFRYKYLFSLSQMKDLKEEGHFKNVAAQIEEYFGIKIGEEKEGILINMSTPDYEVLDPVEMMAGRNFLSFEYSPKEYVVLLDNLTAKSLFGTEKNAIGKEIEISKRRRGMNLSYRVVGVFRNPLESFIRVMKTGFFPRFARIPYQNYNYVFDKGSGVFTDILIEAKNPENLGQEMEEAKNYLEQKNQIQNIYTTRTVASDTESFDQILSTLNIFITFASAISLFVGGIGVMNIMLVTVVERTKEIGIRKSLGATNRDILIQFLVEAVILTVMGGLIGLILGFFISFSAGKLLGIQPIYSLTSILLSLGVSISIGIIFGVSPARKAANLNPIDALRAES; encoded by the coding sequence ATGATGTTACTGGAGATTATAAAAAGTGCTTTTTCTACTTTGAAAGCAAGTAAGATGAGATCCTTTTTGACCATGTTAGGAATTATTATTGGAATTTCTTCCGTGATGTCGATGTGGTCCATTGGACGAGGTGGGCAAGAAGGAATTACCGGGAATTTAAAAAAGAATGGATACGGAAAATTTACAGTGACAGTAGACAGTAGTAAGGATGATTTTCGATATAAATATCTATTTTCTTTAAGTCAAATGAAAGATTTAAAAGAAGAAGGACATTTTAAGAATGTAGCTGCTCAAATTGAAGAATATTTTGGAATTAAAATTGGAGAAGAGAAAGAAGGGATTCTTATCAATATGAGTACCCCTGACTATGAAGTTTTAGACCCTGTAGAAATGATGGCAGGAAGAAATTTTTTAAGTTTTGAATATTCTCCGAAAGAGTATGTTGTCTTATTAGATAATTTAACAGCAAAAAGCTTATTTGGGACTGAAAAAAATGCCATTGGCAAAGAAATAGAAATTTCTAAGAGAAGGCGAGGAATGAATCTTTCTTATCGAGTGGTTGGGGTATTTCGAAATCCTTTGGAATCTTTTATTCGAGTTATGAAAACCGGATTTTTCCCCCGATTTGCAAGAATTCCCTATCAAAACTATAACTATGTTTTTGATAAGGGAAGTGGAGTGTTTACAGATATTCTAATAGAAGCGAAAAATCCTGAAAATCTAGGACAAGAAATGGAAGAAGCAAAAAATTATTTAGAACAAAAAAATCAAATTCAGAATATCTATACAACGAGAACGGTTGCCAGTGATACGGAATCCTTTGATCAAATTCTATCTACTTTAAATATTTTTATCACCTTTGCCTCTGCAATTTCTTTGTTTGTAGGAGGAATTGGAGTGATGAATATCATGCTGGTGACTGTGGTGGAAAGAACAAAAGAAATTGGAATCCGAAAATCTTTAGGGGCCACGAATCGAGACATTTTAATTCAATTTTTAGTGGAAGCAGTGATACTAACGGTTATGGGAGGATTGATTGGTTTGATCCTGGGATTTTTTATTAGTTTTTCCGCTGGGAAACTATTAGGGATTCAGCCTATTTATTCTCTCACTTCCATTTTACTTTCTCTGGGAGTTTCCATTTCGATTGGAATTATTTTTGGAGTAAGTCCGGCGAGAAAGGCAGCGAATTTAAATCCGATTGATGCTCTACGGGCAGAATCATGA
- a CDS encoding ABC transporter ATP-binding protein, with amino-acid sequence MIQIKKVNKYYINGENKLHALQDVDFHIQKGEFVSIMGSSGSGKSTMMNILGCLDREFEGEYVLDGISIREIAEKNLCKVRNQKIGFVFQSFHLLPKLSALENVELPLVYAGISKKEREERAKKMLEIVGLGTRLHHRPNELSGGQRQRVAIARALVNDPAIILADEPTGNLDSQSEKEIMNFFQELHQKGKTIVVVTHEPEVAKYTKRILHFKDGKLLGEDVL; translated from the coding sequence TTGATTCAAATCAAAAAAGTAAATAAATATTATATCAATGGAGAAAATAAATTACATGCTCTTCAAGATGTTGATTTTCATATTCAAAAAGGAGAGTTTGTTTCTATTATGGGAAGTAGTGGAAGTGGAAAATCTACCATGATGAATATTTTAGGCTGCTTAGATAGAGAGTTTGAAGGGGAGTATGTTTTAGATGGAATTTCCATTCGAGAGATTGCAGAGAAAAATCTTTGCAAAGTAAGAAATCAAAAGATAGGTTTCGTGTTTCAGTCTTTTCACTTATTACCTAAATTATCAGCCTTAGAAAATGTAGAATTGCCTTTGGTTTATGCGGGGATTTCCAAAAAAGAAAGAGAAGAAAGAGCAAAGAAAATGTTGGAAATTGTAGGCTTAGGAACTAGATTACATCATAGACCGAATGAACTTTCAGGGGGACAAAGACAAAGAGTTGCGATTGCAAGAGCTTTAGTCAATGATCCGGCTATTATTTTAGCGGATGAACCAACCGGAAATTTAGATAGTCAATCCGAAAAAGAAATTATGAATTTTTTTCAAGAACTACACCAAAAAGGAAAGACGATTGTGGTAGTTACCCATGAGCCGGAAGTCGCCAAATATACGAAACGAATTTTACATTTTAAAGATGGAAAATTGTTGGGAGAAGATGTCCTATGA
- a CDS encoding efflux RND transporter periplasmic adaptor subunit: protein MKKKVIVGLLLMAVIGIGVWKFHKKSEREEKVYSIISVHKKQGNGYIEAKGRVEVNDTISVFVDKSLKVKEIFVKEGDYVEKGQILMTFDDLSKNKLLRAMERERLQLQKLKRNYEVERSLEKIGGASLNSLKDMQEEIRIHELNLEEYQEDFQKTASEIVSPANGTVSSLTAQENYLVNTDTPLLKIADLSNIKIVLEIPEYNVRYLKLGEKLSLQPEIFEEKESFSGEIVRIGKIAKVSPSTSENILEVEVKPLEEIPYIVPGFKVSAKIELQETKEEKRILIPKTALLEENGSFYVFSLAENQLAMKKGVEAEILSGQEAAILKGLQEGDKIIANPDVSLKEGDKILDSNQKSK, encoded by the coding sequence ATGAAAAAGAAAGTAATTGTAGGTCTTTTACTTATGGCTGTCATTGGAATAGGAGTTTGGAAATTTCATAAAAAATCAGAAAGAGAAGAAAAAGTCTATTCTATCATTTCTGTTCATAAAAAACAAGGAAATGGATATATTGAGGCAAAAGGAAGAGTAGAAGTGAATGATACTATTTCGGTCTTTGTAGATAAGTCTTTAAAAGTAAAAGAAATTTTTGTCAAAGAAGGAGATTATGTTGAAAAAGGGCAAATTTTAATGACTTTTGATGATCTATCAAAGAATAAACTATTAAGAGCTATGGAAAGAGAACGATTACAACTTCAAAAATTAAAAAGAAATTATGAAGTAGAACGATCTTTAGAAAAAATTGGAGGAGCTTCCTTAAATTCTTTAAAGGATATGCAAGAAGAAATTAGAATCCATGAATTAAATTTAGAAGAATATCAAGAAGATTTTCAAAAAACAGCAAGTGAAATAGTGAGCCCGGCAAATGGAACAGTTTCTTCTTTGACGGCTCAAGAAAATTATTTAGTCAATACAGACACTCCTTTATTAAAAATAGCAGACTTATCCAATATTAAAATTGTTTTGGAAATTCCGGAGTATAATGTACGATACTTAAAATTAGGAGAAAAACTAAGTCTACAACCTGAAATTTTTGAGGAAAAAGAAAGTTTCTCCGGAGAAATTGTGAGAATTGGGAAAATTGCAAAAGTTTCTCCCAGCACTTCGGAAAATATTTTGGAAGTGGAAGTGAAACCCTTGGAAGAAATCCCTTATATCGTTCCGGGCTTTAAAGTGTCTGCAAAAATTGAGTTACAAGAAACCAAAGAAGAAAAACGAATTTTAATCCCTAAAACAGCCTTGTTAGAAGAAAATGGAAGTTTTTATGTTTTTAGTTTAGCAGAAAATCAACTGGCAATGAAAAAAGGAGTTGAAGCAGAAATTTTATCGGGACAAGAGGCGGCAATCTTAAAAGGATTACAAGAGGGAGACAAGATTATAGCAAATCCGGATGTTAGTTTGAAAGAAGGTGACAAAATCCTTGATTCAAATCAAAAAAGTAAATAA
- a CDS encoding TolC family protein, with the protein MKKYLILFFCFSCSLLAKEQSFEEMLRQVSKSSYEEEKYQLEQEGLSIRREHSKGRDFQEGLIANLEYTEHHRHKERNDYIKKGTLQWGPFFVSAYDPGEKEGEYVGVGIEKNLKDLFYSQYDSQLRQLKWDEKAKFWNYQNHRQKKMIAFIELYRDYKNALYELEIKGQERKRLEKEEAKLALSYRLGNAKRVDWQAANFGLQNLALEISALEKQKKAYEERFRREFRISLEGKSIQEIPLLEVEFQDVLEEYGRAELEEEKAKLKVQEEALRYSIYEEKIPDVSILYEHSSKNHKRLEEDMLSLKFRKKLFADHYNSKILQNEIKEQELFLAQREEEIKAERELMIANYENYQSQYQVAQNRAQLESSKYEIKKLEYDLGKIDYIDVMEAFDKYLDAKISLEKSKNRLAAYLYEWKVRKVEK; encoded by the coding sequence ATGAAAAAATATTTAATACTTTTTTTCTGCTTTTCTTGTTCGCTGTTAGCAAAGGAACAAAGTTTTGAGGAAATGTTAAGACAAGTTTCTAAAAGTTCTTATGAAGAAGAAAAATATCAATTAGAACAAGAGGGCCTTTCTATTCGAAGAGAGCATAGCAAAGGTCGAGATTTTCAAGAAGGGCTTATTGCAAATCTAGAATATACGGAACATCATCGTCATAAGGAAAGAAATGACTATATAAAAAAAGGGACTTTACAATGGGGACCTTTTTTTGTATCTGCCTATGATCCGGGGGAAAAAGAAGGAGAGTATGTTGGAGTTGGAATTGAAAAAAATCTCAAAGATTTGTTCTATTCCCAGTATGATAGTCAATTAAGACAATTAAAGTGGGATGAAAAGGCAAAATTTTGGAATTATCAAAATCATAGACAGAAGAAAATGATTGCCTTTATTGAGCTATATCGAGATTACAAAAATGCTCTGTATGAATTGGAAATAAAAGGACAAGAGAGAAAAAGGCTAGAAAAGGAAGAAGCAAAATTAGCTCTATCCTATCGTTTAGGAAATGCAAAAAGAGTGGATTGGCAAGCTGCCAATTTTGGCTTACAAAATTTAGCTTTGGAAATTTCTGCTTTAGAAAAACAGAAGAAGGCATATGAGGAAAGATTCCGGAGGGAATTTCGTATTTCCTTGGAAGGAAAAAGTATTCAGGAAATTCCATTGTTAGAAGTGGAATTCCAAGATGTATTAGAAGAATACGGAAGAGCAGAATTGGAAGAAGAAAAAGCAAAATTAAAAGTACAGGAAGAGGCATTGCGATATTCTATCTATGAAGAAAAAATTCCGGATGTTTCGATTCTTTATGAACATAGCTCTAAAAATCATAAGAGACTCGAAGAAGATATGCTTAGTCTAAAGTTTCGTAAAAAATTATTTGCAGATCATTATAATTCTAAAATACTACAAAATGAAATTAAGGAACAAGAATTGTTTTTAGCACAGAGAGAAGAAGAAATAAAAGCGGAGAGAGAGTTGATGATTGCCAATTATGAGAATTATCAAAGTCAATATCAAGTAGCTCAAAATCGAGCTCAATTAGAATCTTCTAAATATGAGATTAAGAAGTTGGAATATGACTTGGGGAAAATAGATTATATTGATGTGATGGAAGCCTTTGATAAGTATTTAGATGCAAAGATTTCTTTGGAGAAATCTAAGAATAGGTTAGCAGCTTATCTCTATGAATGGAAAGTAAGGAAGGTAGAGAAATGA
- a CDS encoding histidine phosphatase family protein produces the protein MKLYFVRHGETEWNTQRRFQGRKNSPLTEKGEQQAKNIAEVLRNIPFTRLYSSSLGRARKTAQEIQKGRGIPLEIMDEFIEISMGELEGKTKSDFAELYPEEYEKYLHASLDYNPQAFRGETFEEIQDRLRKGMNDLVRKHEEEDVILVVSHGMTLQILFTDLRHGNLERLREEKLPENTEVRVVEYKDQQFIIQSI, from the coding sequence ATGAAACTATATTTTGTACGACATGGAGAAACAGAGTGGAATACACAAAGACGATTTCAAGGGAGAAAAAATTCTCCTTTGACAGAAAAAGGAGAGCAGCAAGCTAAAAATATCGCAGAGGTATTAAGGAATATTCCTTTTACACGGTTGTATTCTTCCTCTTTGGGAAGAGCAAGAAAAACAGCTCAAGAAATTCAAAAAGGGCGAGGAATTCCCCTAGAAATTATGGATGAATTTATTGAAATTTCTATGGGAGAATTAGAAGGAAAAACCAAGAGTGATTTTGCAGAGTTATATCCGGAAGAATATGAGAAATATCTACATGCGTCTTTAGATTACAATCCTCAAGCTTTTCGTGGGGAAACTTTTGAAGAGATTCAAGATCGTCTTAGAAAAGGAATGAACGATTTGGTAAGGAAGCATGAGGAAGAGGATGTGATTTTGGTAGTTAGCCATGGAATGACCTTGCAAATTCTTTTTACAGACTTACGACATGGAAATTTGGAGAGATTACGAGAAGAAAAGTTACCGGAGAATACGGAAGTACGAGTAGTAGAATACAAGGATCAGCAATTTATCATTCAATCAATTTAG
- the ruvA gene encoding Holliday junction branch migration protein RuvA, whose protein sequence is MFEYLEGIVAYKKPEYFALEVHGIAYRVYISLRMYEKIEVGKSYRVYIYNHIREEEYKLIGFLEEKERKLFELLLSVKGIGVSLALAALSTYPVEQLVAYIQEEKVGQLKKIPKLGEKKAQQIILDIQSKLKHFGVEQRLVEDSSMAWAEDIASALENLGYAKKEVEHLLQHENWIEYQSLEEAMKAILKKMK, encoded by the coding sequence ATGTTTGAATATTTAGAAGGAATCGTAGCTTATAAGAAACCGGAGTATTTCGCTTTAGAGGTACACGGAATTGCTTATCGAGTGTATATTTCGCTACGAATGTATGAAAAAATAGAAGTTGGAAAGAGTTACCGAGTCTATATCTACAATCATATCCGAGAAGAAGAGTATAAGTTGATTGGTTTTTTAGAAGAAAAAGAAAGAAAACTGTTTGAATTGTTACTTTCTGTGAAAGGAATTGGAGTGAGCCTTGCTTTAGCAGCACTTTCTACGTATCCTGTGGAACAGCTGGTCGCTTATATCCAAGAAGAAAAAGTGGGACAACTGAAAAAGATTCCTAAATTGGGAGAAAAAAAGGCTCAGCAAATTATCTTGGATATTCAGTCTAAATTGAAACATTTCGGAGTAGAGCAAAGATTGGTAGAAGACAGCTCTATGGCTTGGGCAGAAGACATTGCAAGTGCCTTAGAGAACCTTGGATATGCTAAAAAAGAAGTAGAGCATTTATTGCAACATGAAAATTGGATAGAGTATCAAAGTTTGGAAGAGGCAATGAAAGCAATTTTAAAAAAAATGAAATAA
- the uvrA gene encoding excinuclease ABC subunit UvrA, with amino-acid sequence MLEKIVIKGARQHNLKNLDLEIPKNKFVVITGVSGSGKSSLAFDTIYSEGQRRYVESLSSYARQFIGQMNKPEVDSIEGLAPAISIEQKTTNRNPRSTVGTITEVYDYMRLLFAHIGTAHCPICGRKVEKQSLEEIAETILEKFEEGQKMILLSPVIKDKKGTHKNIFLNLQKKGFVRVRVDGEILYVEDEISLDKNKKHTIEAVVDRLALKKEDKEFASRLTQSLEVASGLSDGKIILQVGKEDMLFSENYACPEHEEVSIPDLSPRLFSFNAPFGACPECKGIGKKLEIDENKLIEDENLSILEGGMYIPGAASRKGYTWEIFKAMAKHFHLDLGKPVKELTKEERDLIFYGKSVHFQVDYEGNGYSFHGLKEYEGAVANLERRYRESFSEAQKEEIENKYMIEKPCKLCHGKRLKEEVLAVTIAEKNIIEITEMSIADAYQFFLDLSLTKKQEKIAKEILKEIRERLQFMINVGLDYLSLARETKTLSGGEAQRIRLATQIGSGLTGVLYVLDEPSIGLHQKDNDKLLATLSHLRNLGNTLIVVEHDEDTMMQAEEIIDIGPGAGVYGGEIVAHGSPNEIMKNKNSLTGQYLSGKKKILIPEKRREWSKSLVLQGACGNNLKNVTVEIPLEIMTVVTGVSGSGKSTLINQTLYPILFNRLNKGKLYPLEYQSIEGLEYLEKVINIDQSPIGRTPRSNPATYTKIFDDIRDLFSQTKDAKLHGFDKGRFSFNVKGGRCEACQGAGILKIEMNFLADVYVECEVCKGKRYNKETLDVYYKGKNIAEVLNMSVIEAYEFFKNIPSLERKLKVLVDVGLDYIKLGQSATTLSGGEAQRIKLAAELSKNTRGKTIYILDEPTTGLHFQDIEKLLEVLQRLVEKGNTVLIIEHNLDVIKTADYIIDIGKDGGARGGEILATGTPEEIAKIKDSYTGKYLSKILKKMKETKK; translated from the coding sequence ATGTTAGAAAAAATTGTAATTAAAGGAGCAAGACAACACAATCTAAAAAATTTGGATTTGGAAATTCCGAAAAATAAATTTGTGGTCATTACCGGAGTGAGCGGAAGTGGAAAATCTTCCCTTGCTTTTGATACTATTTATTCCGAAGGGCAAAGAAGATATGTGGAAAGTTTGTCTTCTTATGCGAGGCAATTTATTGGACAAATGAATAAACCGGAAGTCGATAGTATTGAAGGTTTAGCACCGGCAATTTCGATTGAGCAAAAAACTACCAATCGAAATCCACGTTCCACTGTGGGAACCATTACAGAAGTTTATGATTATATGAGATTATTATTTGCTCATATAGGGACGGCACATTGTCCTATTTGTGGAAGAAAAGTAGAAAAACAAAGTTTAGAGGAAATTGCAGAGACCATTTTAGAGAAGTTTGAAGAAGGTCAAAAGATGATTCTACTTTCTCCTGTGATAAAAGATAAGAAGGGAACGCATAAAAATATTTTTTTAAATTTACAGAAAAAAGGTTTTGTTCGTGTAAGAGTTGATGGAGAAATTCTGTATGTGGAAGATGAAATTTCTTTAGATAAGAATAAAAAGCATACCATAGAGGCAGTTGTAGATAGATTGGCTTTAAAAAAAGAGGATAAGGAATTTGCAAGTCGTTTGACACAATCTTTAGAAGTTGCCTCCGGTCTTTCTGATGGGAAAATCATCTTACAAGTAGGAAAAGAAGATATGCTATTTAGTGAAAATTATGCTTGTCCTGAGCATGAGGAAGTCAGTATTCCTGATTTAAGCCCTCGTCTGTTTTCTTTTAATGCTCCTTTTGGAGCTTGTCCTGAATGTAAAGGAATAGGAAAGAAGCTTGAGATTGATGAAAATAAATTGATAGAAGATGAGAATTTATCGATTTTAGAGGGGGGAATGTACATTCCGGGTGCAGCAAGTCGTAAGGGATATACTTGGGAAATTTTTAAGGCGATGGCAAAGCATTTTCATTTAGATTTAGGGAAACCTGTGAAAGAACTTACAAAAGAAGAACGAGATTTGATTTTTTATGGCAAATCCGTGCACTTCCAAGTGGATTACGAAGGCAATGGTTATTCTTTTCATGGTTTAAAAGAGTATGAAGGAGCTGTTGCAAACTTAGAAAGACGATACCGAGAAAGTTTTTCAGAAGCTCAAAAAGAAGAGATTGAAAATAAGTATATGATAGAGAAACCTTGCAAACTTTGTCATGGCAAACGATTAAAAGAGGAAGTTTTGGCAGTGACAATTGCAGAGAAAAATATCATTGAAATCACTGAAATGAGTATAGCGGATGCCTATCAATTTTTTTTAGATTTATCATTGACGAAAAAGCAAGAAAAAATTGCTAAGGAAATTTTAAAGGAAATTCGAGAACGATTGCAATTTATGATTAATGTTGGCTTGGATTATCTAAGTTTAGCAAGAGAAACAAAGACCTTATCAGGAGGAGAAGCCCAAAGAATACGACTGGCAACACAAATTGGTTCCGGACTAACAGGAGTACTCTATGTCTTAGATGAGCCGAGTATCGGCTTACATCAAAAAGACAATGATAAGTTATTGGCAACTCTTTCTCACTTACGAAATTTAGGGAATACTTTAATTGTGGTAGAACACGATGAGGATACTATGATGCAGGCGGAAGAAATCATTGATATAGGCCCTGGGGCAGGAGTCTATGGGGGTGAAATTGTAGCTCATGGAAGTCCTAATGAAATCATGAAGAATAAGAATTCTTTAACTGGGCAATATTTAAGTGGGAAAAAGAAGATTCTTATTCCGGAAAAGCGAAGAGAGTGGAGCAAGAGCTTGGTATTACAAGGAGCTTGTGGAAATAATTTAAAAAATGTTACTGTAGAAATTCCTCTAGAAATTATGACGGTCGTAACAGGAGTGAGCGGGAGTGGAAAATCTACTCTTATCAATCAAACTCTTTATCCAATTTTATTCAATCGTTTGAATAAGGGGAAACTGTATCCTTTGGAATATCAAAGTATAGAAGGACTGGAATATTTAGAAAAAGTCATCAATATTGATCAAAGCCCGATTGGAAGAACACCGAGGTCAAATCCGGCTACCTATACAAAAATTTTTGATGACATTCGAGATTTATTTTCTCAAACGAAAGATGCAAAATTGCATGGCTTTGATAAGGGAAGATTTTCTTTCAATGTTAAAGGAGGGCGTTGTGAGGCCTGTCAAGGAGCCGGAATTCTAAAAATCGAAATGAATTTCTTGGCAGATGTTTATGTTGAATGTGAAGTCTGTAAAGGAAAGAGATATAATAAAGAAACTTTAGATGTTTATTATAAAGGAAAAAATATTGCAGAAGTTTTGAATATGAGCGTAATTGAAGCCTATGAATTTTTCAAAAATATTCCATCTCTGGAAAGAAAATTAAAGGTCTTAGTCGATGTTGGTTTAGATTACATTAAATTAGGGCAATCTGCAACTACTTTATCCGGAGGAGAGGCCCAAAGAATTAAATTGGCAGCAGAATTATCTAAAAATACGAGAGGAAAAACAATTTATATTTTAGATGAGCCGACAACCGGATTGCATTTTCAAGATATTGAAAAATTACTAGAGGTTTTACAACGATTGGTAGAGAAAGGAAATACTGTTCTCATCATTGAGCATAATTTAGACGTCATTAAGACGGCAGATTATATTATTGATATTGGAAAAGACGGAGGAGCCAGAGGAGGAGAAATCCTAGCAACAGGAACTCCAGAAGAGATTGCAAAGATAAAAGACAGTTACACAGGGAAGTATTTGTCAAAAATTTTAAAGAAGATGAAAGAAACGAAAAAATAG